From Achromobacter spanius, a single genomic window includes:
- a CDS encoding ABC transporter permease encodes MIGYVIRRLLYGVLILIGVNLFTFILFFAVNTPDDMARLAIGGQRVSQDAVEKWKAERGYDKPLFFNAEAKGTAQLTDTVFYRRSVPLLVMDFGASDGGRDIGREIKTRMGPSLALAVPTFFLGLFASIVFSLTLVYFRATRLDFWGVVLCVMLLSISSLFYIIAGQWLFAKLLRLVPFSGYSGGLDVIKFLALPVLVAIVSRLGPEARFYRTLFLEEIGKDYVRTARSKGLAERVVLFRHVLRNAMLPILTSTVAALPLLFMGSLIAESFFGIPGLGSYTIDAINAQDFSIVRAMVFLGAALYIVGLILADISYTLADPRVRFE; translated from the coding sequence ATGATCGGCTACGTGATCCGCCGGCTGTTGTATGGCGTGCTGATTCTGATCGGCGTCAATCTCTTTACCTTCATCCTGTTCTTTGCGGTGAACACGCCCGACGACATGGCGCGGCTGGCCATCGGCGGTCAGCGCGTCAGCCAGGACGCCGTCGAGAAATGGAAGGCCGAACGCGGCTACGACAAGCCGCTTTTCTTCAATGCCGAGGCCAAGGGCACGGCGCAGCTCACGGACACGGTGTTCTACCGGCGTTCGGTGCCGCTGCTGGTGATGGATTTTGGGGCGTCGGATGGCGGCCGCGACATCGGCCGCGAGATCAAGACGCGCATGGGGCCCAGCCTGGCGCTGGCGGTGCCCACGTTCTTCCTGGGGCTGTTCGCCAGCATCGTGTTCTCGCTGACGCTGGTGTATTTTCGGGCCACTCGGCTGGACTTCTGGGGCGTCGTGCTGTGCGTGATGCTGCTGTCGATATCCAGCCTGTTCTACATCATTGCGGGCCAGTGGCTGTTTGCGAAACTGCTGCGGCTGGTGCCGTTCTCGGGCTACTCGGGCGGGCTGGACGTGATCAAGTTCCTGGCGCTGCCGGTGCTGGTGGCGATCGTGTCGCGTCTGGGCCCCGAGGCGCGCTTCTACCGCACCCTGTTTCTTGAAGAGATCGGCAAGGATTACGTGCGCACCGCGCGCTCCAAGGGCCTGGCCGAGCGCGTCGTGCTGTTCCGCCACGTGCTGCGCAACGCCATGCTGCCCATCCTGACAAGCACGGTCGCCGCGCTGCCGCTGCTCTTCATGGGCAGCCTGATCGCTGAATCGTTCTTCGGCATTCCGGGGCTGGGCAGCTACACCATCGACGCCATCAATGCGCAGGACTTCTCCATCGTGCGCGCCATGGTTTTTCTGGGCGCGGCGCTTTATATCGTGGGGCTGATCCTGGCCGACATTTCCTACACGCTGGCTGATCCCCGCGTGCGTTTCGAGTAG